In Bacteroidota bacterium, the following are encoded in one genomic region:
- a CDS encoding GNAT family N-acetyltransferase, which yields MTLPNVHIRPLTGDDHTFLLDILYHAIYVAPGEPLPARDILQQPDIRRYVADWMQHKGDAGFVAEVEGKSIGAVWLRCWTGEDKGYGFVDVTIPELSIALLPGFRGKGIGTRLLKQCLREAAQHHVAISLSVSDPNPAKNLYLRLGFVEIGKDGGSTTMLKQLAGKASTDQEAW from the coding sequence ATGACTCTACCGAATGTACACATTCGTCCGCTTACCGGAGATGATCACACCTTTCTGTTGGACATCCTCTACCATGCTATTTACGTGGCGCCGGGAGAACCGCTGCCGGCGCGCGACATCTTACAGCAGCCGGACATTCGACGCTACGTAGCAGATTGGATGCAGCATAAAGGCGATGCCGGTTTTGTCGCTGAAGTGGAAGGCAAATCTATAGGCGCGGTTTGGTTGCGATGCTGGACGGGGGAAGACAAGGGGTATGGTTTTGTAGATGTTACCATTCCTGAACTATCAATCGCTTTGTTGCCTGGCTTTAGAGGCAAAGGGATCGGTACCAGACTACTAAAACAGTGTTTACGCGAAGCAGCGCAACACCATGTGGCCATCAGTCTCAGTGTCTCTGATCCCAATCCTGCAAAAAATCTGTATCTGCGACTGGGCTTTGTTGAGATTGGAAAAGACGGCGGATCAACTACCATGCTTAAGCAACTGGCTGGGAAGGCGTCAACCGATCAA